In Hemicordylus capensis ecotype Gifberg chromosome 3, rHemCap1.1.pri, whole genome shotgun sequence, one DNA window encodes the following:
- the LOC128352543 gene encoding uncharacterized protein LOC128352543: MWNADFVESLSPLGDALHEMRSTIHLEKVSLVSDKVVAIGVPTGIHLVGHVLDLLDVMEDNNFFVFLGIMPAIERKLKIAQCQTWPWKAKVLGGTKEILAQILGALACLTPSKVHNVLLQLQHFLKKAERNGHFERVAVPLLSRVQQDLEEVQPMHVLNCLTQMLHLLTGQCEHLAQLASHPVMRQASQRSSIFGILESLRRALERALPSADEFLMEMQDVLMDLNEIEAIDPDEV; the protein is encoded by the coding sequence ATGTGGAACGCTGACTTTGTAGAGAGCCTGAGCCCGCTTGGGGACGCCTTGCATGAGATGAGGTCTACAATTCATCTTGAGAAGGTGTCTTTGGTTTCGGACAAGGTCGTGGCAATAGGCGTCCCCACAGGGATCCACTTAGTGGGCCATGTCCTAGACCTGTTGGATGTCATGGAAGACAACAACTTCTTTGTCTTCCTTGGCATTATGCCTGCCATTGAAAGGAAGCTGAAGATCGCCCAGTGTCAGACCTGgccctggaaggccaaagttctTGGTGGCACCAAGGAAATCCTGGCCCAGATCCTTGGTGCACTGGCTTGCCTGACTCCATCCAAGGTGCATAATGTCCTTCTGCAGCTCCAGCATTTTCTAAAGAAGGCTGAACGCAATGGCCACTTTGAGCGTGTTGCTGTGCCACTTTTGAGCAGAGTCCAGCAGGACTTGGAGGAGGTGCAGCCGATGCACGTTCTGAACTGCCTGACCCAGATGCTGCACCTGCTCACCGGCCAGTGCGAGCATTTGGCACAGCTGGCTTCCCATCCAGTCATGAGACAAGCGAGCCAGCGATCCAGCATCTTTGGGATTCTGGAGTCTCTCAGAAGGGCTTTGGAGCGTGCGCTACCTTCTGCTGATGAATTCCTGATGGAAATGCAGGATGTTCTCATGGACCTGAATGAGATCGAAGCCATTGATCCTGATGAAGTGTAG